A genomic window from Streptomyces sp. NBC_01429 includes:
- a CDS encoding DUF5999 family protein: MCQHKPACPTADSADRDAARLMAHHPEQGWSLLCNGVLLFEDTGELLPNGKIIAPHRPLRTERVVTAA, encoded by the coding sequence ATGTGCCAGCACAAACCAGCCTGCCCGACAGCCGACTCCGCCGACCGCGACGCCGCCCGACTGATGGCGCACCACCCGGAGCAGGGCTGGAGTCTGCTGTGCAATGGCGTTCTGCTCTTCGAGGACACCGGTGAGCTGCTGCCGAACGGGAAGATCATCGCCCCGCACCGGCCGCTGCGGACCGAACGAGTGGTGACGGCGGCCTGA
- a CDS encoding glutamate--cysteine ligase → MGEKVEADGSGLSDRQKYRRKLQQCLAVLERLLAEERFDRPKNLMGLEIELNLAGSDGMPRMMNAEVLKRIASGDFQTELGMFNMEVNVAPHRLGGRVLDQLAEELRTGLGYAHRKATEVDAGIVMIGILPTLTQQDVVSANLSDVDRYTLLNQQMVAARGEDFTLDIEGVERLTCTSASITPEAACTSVQLHLQVTPDRFADVWNAAQCVASVQVALGANAPFLFGHELWRESRPPLFEQATDTRPPELKAQGVRPRTWFGERWIDSAYDLFEENLRYFPPLLPICDDEEPLAVLDGGRVPDLQELALHNGTVYRWNRPVYEVSDGVPHLRVENRVLPAGPTVTDVIANVAFYYGLVRALAEDARPVWSRLPFAEAAANFDTACRHGIDAELRWPRPGRAAGITTVPVVKLVRDELLPLAAAGLDAWNVEPADRDFYLGVIEERCKRRVNGASWQVDTFHRALEAGLDREAALAATTRRYCELMHRGEPVHTWPAGEPGDGFGGARMR, encoded by the coding sequence ATGGGGGAGAAGGTCGAAGCGGACGGTTCCGGCCTGTCCGATCGGCAGAAGTACCGCAGGAAGCTCCAGCAGTGCCTGGCGGTGCTGGAGCGGCTCCTGGCGGAGGAGCGGTTCGACCGGCCCAAGAATCTGATGGGTCTGGAGATCGAGCTGAATCTGGCGGGCTCCGACGGGATGCCCCGCATGATGAATGCGGAGGTGCTGAAGCGCATCGCGAGCGGTGATTTCCAGACCGAACTCGGAATGTTCAACATGGAAGTAAATGTGGCGCCGCACCGGCTGGGCGGCCGGGTTCTCGATCAGCTCGCGGAAGAACTGCGCACCGGGCTGGGATATGCCCACCGCAAAGCGACGGAGGTGGACGCCGGGATCGTGATGATCGGAATTCTTCCGACGCTCACCCAGCAGGATGTGGTCTCCGCGAATCTCTCCGACGTGGACCGCTACACACTCCTCAACCAGCAGATGGTCGCGGCCAGGGGAGAGGATTTCACTCTCGACATCGAGGGGGTGGAGCGGCTCACCTGTACCTCGGCCTCGATCACCCCCGAAGCCGCCTGCACCTCCGTGCAACTGCATCTCCAGGTCACCCCCGACCGCTTCGCCGATGTGTGGAACGCGGCGCAGTGCGTGGCATCCGTGCAGGTGGCACTCGGTGCCAACGCGCCCTTCCTGTTCGGCCACGAGCTGTGGCGGGAGTCCAGGCCGCCGCTGTTCGAACAGGCCACGGACACCAGGCCGCCGGAGCTGAAGGCCCAGGGCGTGCGGCCCAGGACCTGGTTCGGGGAGCGCTGGATCGACTCCGCGTACGACCTGTTCGAGGAGAATCTGCGGTACTTCCCGCCCCTGCTGCCGATCTGCGACGACGAGGAGCCGCTCGCGGTGCTCGACGGCGGGCGGGTACCCGACCTCCAGGAGCTGGCGCTGCACAACGGCACCGTCTACCGCTGGAACCGGCCGGTGTACGAGGTGAGCGACGGTGTGCCCCATCTGCGCGTGGAGAACCGGGTGCTGCCGGCGGGCCCCACGGTCACCGATGTGATCGCCAACGTCGCCTTCTACTACGGTCTGGTGCGCGCGCTCGCCGAGGACGCCCGGCCGGTGTGGAGCCGGCTGCCCTTCGCCGAGGCCGCCGCCAACTTCGACACGGCCTGCCGCCACGGCATCGACGCCGAGCTGCGCTGGCCGCGGCCGGGGCGGGCCGCCGGGATCACCACGGTGCCGGTGGTCAAGCTCGTACGGGACGAACTGCTGCCGCTGGCCGCGGCCGGGCTCGACGCGTGGAACGTCGAGCCCGCCGACCGCGACTTCTACCTGGGGGTCATCGAGGAGCGGTGCAAGCGGCGGGTGAACGGCGCCTCGTGGCAGGTGGACACCTTCCACCGGGCGCTGGAGGCGGGCCTCGACCGCGAGGCGGCGCTGGCGGCCACCACCCGGCGGTACTGCGAGCTGATGCACCGGGGCGAGCCCGTGCACACCTGGCCGGCGGGGGAGCCCGGGGACGGTTTCGGAGGAGCGCGGATGAGGTGA